The genomic segment ATGGATAAAGTCCAGTCACATCGAGCCGAAGAATTTTGCCCAGCAGTGTGCCCAGCTTTTGGCCGTTGCCTTGCGGGTCGCCGAACCAACCGCCGTCGCCCAAACCGATGTACAGAAATCCATCTGGCCCAAACGCCAGTTGGCCGCCGTTGTGATTGGGATAAGGTTGATCCACCTGCAGGATCATCAGGGCGCTTTCCGGGTCGGCGCGGTTCGGGTCGGCGGCAGAGACGGTGTAACGAGCAATGACGGTGTCACCGTCCAGGTCGGTGTAATTTATCCAGAAGTAGCCGGTCGTTTCATAATTCGGATCAAAGGCCAGGCCGAGCAAGCCCTGTTCCAGAAAGGTGCTGACCGAGCCAGTGAGATTAAGAAACGGATCCGGCAACACCGCGCCGTTCTGCCAGATCAGGATGCGGCCTGCCTGCTCGACGATGAAGAGGCGGCCCGACCCGTCGCCGGCGTGAGT from the Chloroflexota bacterium genome contains:
- a CDS encoding PQQ-dependent sugar dehydrogenase; translation: MKPRFLFFTLFLAACVSSPGTSVATPSSFVASGAVPATPEAAAYTLNQVITSLSGPLYLTHAGDGSGRLFIVEQAGRILIWQNGAVLPDPFLNLTGSVSTFLEQGLLGLAFDPNYETTGYFWINYTDLDGDTVIARYTVSAADPNRADPESALMILQVDQPYPNHNGGQLAFGPDGFLYIGLGDGGWFGDPQGNGQKLGTLLGKILRLDVTGLYP